A region of Candidatus Omnitrophota bacterium DNA encodes the following proteins:
- a CDS encoding ATP-binding protein yields MLFPFHFVSFLWFAILWFANAAFAESTPPVNPAPSQNGVKLSIPENNESAATIGVFDRTADWGTPEFPPKLGKNKVSGKINLATSTDGLLYDIYGNGDHIYDNSDEGFFAYAEKTGSWRLESRIELMEMGGGNNYAHSGLMIREKGGSAQSKLYSLFLVWNYINKNFMLLAAWRSKEGAAIQAAAVQEFDPQEKSFYLRVSRCASKNIFYSEWSSGNAIWNAAHFFSMEMAENAAYGAAVCNQIDNELLARARLSRVSLEYAEPFAVRFLSTNGYASDITVFLEISNPRDATAVVNVNEYLPIDWTVDSISGGGIEFDGFIRWIFPAPPGSTYLTYLAHPSANDNGQTEFRGEIGSRPIFGQNRTIFRKIRMDALRLAIFSGTPLLLFLIHICLFWFYPKSIENLFYSLFLVFAALTHYELYCTAHLPGGLAYSDKFYLFLYTQFGMLILFFHKTIYVKLTKYFWCIFTPFVLAFLYMTLVSNVTQSNYFFFRGLSYLYYFEILRIVFAAHKRRADGAALLSFGIIAYASLNLWLSLVNYWGRPNFTLPHQGSIANLLFLLSMSVYLAYRYAKTSKDLAALTAELENRVEQRTAELKAAQNHLIQSEKMASLGHLVAGIAHEINNPINFIKSNIFPLKNYLTGYKQTIGVVSNIKDQLPDDVRTQFETAVKTNDLEFVEEDIENLLHSFEEGSNRIVKIVADLRQYIRTDKRFHSVYDLRSALETSLSLLQNQYKGRIAIHSDFGGDVKLFCSPGQIDQVMMNVLKNAIEAIPGEGNIWIDVSQDDRKAIVKIRDDGRGIPPENLNRIFDPFFTTKPIGSGTGLGLSLAYNLIEQHGGEIFVESEPGRGATFTIMLPIQQEIEEDASPPSEINDMIIHDSDVKRGEKFNEFQ; encoded by the coding sequence ATGCTTTTCCCATTTCATTTCGTTTCATTCCTATGGTTCGCGATTCTATGGTTCGCTAATGCGGCATTCGCCGAATCCACTCCTCCGGTCAATCCGGCGCCGTCGCAAAACGGCGTTAAACTTTCGATTCCCGAGAACAACGAAAGCGCTGCAACCATCGGCGTATTCGATCGAACCGCCGATTGGGGAACGCCCGAATTTCCGCCGAAATTGGGGAAGAACAAGGTTTCGGGAAAAATCAACTTGGCAACATCCACCGATGGCCTCCTTTATGATATATACGGTAACGGAGACCACATTTACGATAATTCCGATGAAGGTTTTTTCGCCTATGCGGAAAAAACCGGATCCTGGCGATTGGAAAGCCGGATCGAACTCATGGAGATGGGAGGCGGCAACAATTACGCTCACTCCGGACTCATGATCCGGGAAAAAGGAGGAAGCGCCCAATCGAAGTTATATTCTCTATTTCTAGTCTGGAATTATATCAATAAAAATTTTATGCTTTTGGCCGCCTGGCGAAGCAAAGAAGGCGCCGCCATTCAAGCCGCCGCCGTTCAGGAATTCGATCCCCAAGAGAAAAGTTTTTATCTTCGCGTCTCGCGCTGCGCCTCGAAAAACATATTCTATTCCGAGTGGTCGTCCGGCAACGCCATTTGGAATGCGGCACATTTTTTTTCGATGGAAATGGCGGAGAACGCCGCCTACGGCGCGGCTGTTTGCAATCAAATCGATAACGAATTGCTGGCTCGCGCCCGCCTTTCCCGCGTATCTCTGGAATACGCCGAGCCTTTTGCTGTTCGTTTCTTATCCACGAATGGCTACGCTTCCGATATTACCGTCTTTCTGGAAATCTCGAATCCCCGCGACGCCACGGCTGTGGTAAACGTCAATGAGTATCTTCCCATCGATTGGACGGTGGATTCCATCAGCGGCGGGGGAATTGAATTCGATGGATTCATCCGTTGGATTTTCCCGGCGCCGCCAGGGTCCACATATTTAACCTATTTGGCCCATCCTTCCGCCAACGACAATGGGCAAACCGAATTTCGCGGAGAGATCGGCTCCAGACCGATATTCGGCCAGAACCGGACGATCTTTCGCAAAATCCGCATGGACGCTTTGCGTCTGGCGATCTTTTCGGGTACTCCTCTGCTTTTATTTCTCATTCATATCTGTCTCTTTTGGTTTTATCCCAAGTCGATCGAAAACCTCTTTTACTCTTTGTTTCTTGTTTTCGCGGCGCTTACCCACTACGAACTTTATTGCACGGCTCATTTGCCGGGAGGCTTGGCCTATTCGGACAAATTTTACCTCTTTCTCTACACGCAATTCGGCATGTTGATCCTCTTTTTTCACAAAACGATTTACGTGAAGTTAACCAAGTATTTTTGGTGCATCTTTACTCCCTTTGTTTTGGCGTTTCTTTACATGACGTTGGTTAGCAACGTTACGCAATCCAATTATTTTTTCTTTCGCGGACTATCCTATCTGTATTACTTCGAAATCCTGCGCATCGTTTTCGCCGCTCATAAAAGACGCGCCGATGGAGCCGCGCTCCTTTCCTTCGGCATTATCGCTTACGCTTCGCTCAATCTCTGGCTCTCCCTCGTCAATTATTGGGGACGCCCCAATTTCACGCTTCCCCACCAGGGCAGCATCGCCAACCTGCTTTTTCTCCTCTCTATGTCCGTCTATCTCGCCTACCGATACGCGAAAACCAGCAAGGACCTTGCCGCTCTGACCGCTGAATTGGAAAATCGCGTGGAACAACGCACGGCGGAACTCAAAGCCGCTCAAAATCATTTGATTCAATCGGAAAAAATGGCGTCGCTAGGCCATTTGGTCGCCGGCATCGCTCATGAAATCAACAATCCCATTAATTTCATCAAAAGCAATATCTTTCCCCTCAAAAATTATCTAACCGGTTATAAACAAACCATCGGCGTCGTCTCCAACATCAAAGACCAATTGCCGGACGATGTCCGAACGCAATTCGAAACCGCCGTCAAAACCAACGACCTGGAATTTGTGGAAGAAGACATCGAGAATCTGCTGCACTCCTTCGAAGAAGGCTCGAACCGCATCGTGAAAATCGTCGCCGATCTTCGTCAATACATCCGAACGGATAAACGCTTCCATTCGGTATACGATCTCCGAAGCGCCCTAGAGACCTCTTTGAGTTTGTTGCAAAACCAATATAAAGGCCGCATCGCCATTCATTCGGATTTCGGCGGCGACGTCAAACTCTTCTGCTCGCCCGGCCAGATCGACCAGGTTATGATGAATGTTTTGAAAAACGCTATCGAAGCCATTCCGGGCGAAGGAAACATTTGGATCGACGTCAGCCAAGACGATCGGAAAGCGATCGTCAAAATCCGGGACGATGGCAGAGGCATTCCGCCGGAAAACCTGAATCGAATCTTCGATCCGTTTTTCACGACCAAACCGATCGGCTCAGGCACGGGTCTTGGCCTCTCCCTCGCTTATAACCTGATAGAACAACATGGAGGAGAAATCTTTGTGGAAAGCGAACCAGGTCGTGGCGCAACCTTCACGATCATGCTTCCTATTCAACAAGAAATTGAGGAGGATGCCTCCCCGCCGAGCGAAATAAATGATATGATAATCCACGATTCCGACGTGAAAAGAGGGGAGAAATTCAATGAATTCCAATGA
- a CDS encoding pyridoxamine 5'-phosphate oxidase family protein, translating to MNSNDIRSQAMSVLKAKSIFYMATVDNGSPRVRPMTLLCADGFRIWTASHKETAKMKEIAQHNETEACFLDEKNRQVRILGTVKVYEDEKTWANLPCPPEGIPQIEDPNYVLLLIEPKLVRFVNDWSMDYKIIPIE from the coding sequence ATGAATTCCAATGATATCCGATCCCAAGCCATGAGCGTATTGAAAGCGAAATCCATTTTTTATATGGCTACAGTGGACAACGGTTCTCCCAGAGTCCGGCCCATGACCCTTCTTTGCGCCGATGGATTCAGGATTTGGACTGCCTCCCATAAAGAAACCGCCAAAATGAAAGAGATCGCCCAACACAACGAGACGGAAGCCTGTTTTCTCGACGAAAAAAACCGCCAAGTGCGCATTCTGGGAACGGTGAAGGTCTACGAAGACGAGAAAACATGGGCCAACCTGCCCTGCCCCCCAGAAGGAATACCCCAAATCGAAGATCCCAATTACGTCCTGCTCTTGATCGAACCCAAACTCGTCCGTTTCGTCAACGACTGGAGCATGGATTATAAAATCATCCCGATCGAATAA
- a CDS encoding KamA family radical SAM protein, with the protein MSHLTILTEQEDKPPSEDPYPNDRIRPATNENLPSRLAASRALFISPTNGTAKEILKKPSLPSQRKRESRKFRLSPQTRAFRLRQFPNASDDEWNDWHWQLRSRIRDIVTLSRIIELTDDERNAIERHRGSLPVGITPYYASLLDPCDSAQPIRRTVVPVSNEYLHAPGEADDPLNEDDDTPVPGLVHRYPDRVLFLVSGFCSTYCRYCTRSRMVGSQGEYRFDRNQWEKALQYIESTPAVRDVLLSGGDPLTLTDDSLEWLLQRLRRIPHVEMIRIGAKVPAVLPQRITPALTRMLKRYHPLWMSLHFAHPDELTPETAQACERLADAGIPLGSQTVLMAGVNDNVETMMRLMQGLLKIRVKPYYLYQCDPITGSAHFRTPVQKGLEIIQGLRGHTTGYAVPHYVIDAPGGGGKIPLLPETIVGRDGNDLLLKNYEGKIFRYPDPV; encoded by the coding sequence ATGAGCCATCTCACAATTCTGACCGAGCAGGAAGACAAACCTCCCAGCGAGGATCCTTACCCTAATGATCGGATTCGTCCAGCGACGAATGAAAATCTTCCCAGCCGTTTGGCCGCTTCTCGCGCCCTATTTATCTCCCCAACCAACGGAACTGCCAAGGAAATCCTCAAAAAACCCTCTCTTCCTTCCCAGAGAAAAAGAGAAAGCCGGAAATTCCGCCTCTCTCCCCAAACGCGCGCTTTCCGCTTGAGGCAATTCCCCAACGCCAGCGACGACGAATGGAACGATTGGCATTGGCAGTTGCGCAGCCGCATCCGCGACATCGTAACGCTATCGCGCATTATCGAACTGACCGATGACGAGCGTAACGCCATTGAAAGACATCGAGGATCGCTGCCGGTGGGCATAACGCCTTATTACGCCAGCCTGTTGGACCCCTGCGACAGCGCCCAACCGATCCGGCGTACGGTCGTTCCCGTTTCGAACGAATATCTTCATGCTCCGGGCGAAGCGGACGATCCTTTAAACGAGGATGATGATACGCCGGTTCCCGGATTGGTCCACCGCTATCCGGATCGCGTTCTCTTCCTGGTTAGCGGCTTCTGCTCCACCTATTGCCGCTACTGCACCCGGTCCCGCATGGTGGGCAGCCAAGGCGAATACCGCTTCGACCGGAATCAGTGGGAAAAGGCTCTTCAGTACATCGAATCGACTCCCGCCGTACGCGACGTTTTGTTGTCGGGCGGCGATCCACTGACGTTGACCGACGATTCGCTGGAATGGCTGTTGCAGCGGCTGCGCCGTATTCCGCACGTCGAAATGATCCGCATCGGGGCCAAAGTCCCCGCCGTGCTTCCCCAACGCATCACGCCCGCCTTGACGCGTATGTTGAAGCGCTATCATCCATTGTGGATGAGTCTTCATTTCGCCCATCCGGACGAATTGACGCCCGAAACCGCCCAGGCTTGCGAACGCCTGGCCGATGCGGGCATCCCCTTGGGCAGCCAGACGGTTCTTATGGCGGGCGTAAACGACAATGTGGAAACGATGATGCGCTTGATGCAAGGCTTGTTGAAAATCCGCGTCAAGCCCTATTACCTCTATCAATGCGATCCCATTACCGGTTCCGCCCATTTTCGGACGCCGGTGCAAAAGGGATTGGAAATCATTCAGGGATTGAGGGGACATACGACGGGCTACGCCGTGCCTCATTACGTCATCGACGCTCCCGGCGGCGGCGGCAAAATCCCCTTGCTGCCCGAAACCATCGTGGGTCGCGATGGAAACGACTTATTGTTGAAAAATTACGAAGGAAAAATTTTCCGCTATCCGGACCCGGTATGA
- a CDS encoding D-alanine--D-alanine ligase gives MKIGITYDLRDDYLAEGYSEEETAEFDRPETIDALERTLCDLGFATDRIGNIRRLAERLARGDRWNLVFNIAEGMRGVGREAQVPCLLEAYDIPYTFSDPLVLSLTLHKGMCKQVVRSLGIPTPDFCVVETEADLARVNLPYPLFAKPIGEGTGKGIDPTSKIRSPQELLAAGRRLLAQFNQPVLVETFLPGREFTVGILGAGEEARAVGAMEIHLKAEAENDVYSYKNKEYCEELVDYSWADDEMAKQCQEIALQAWRGLGCLDGGRVDLRADANGVPNFMEVNPLAGLHPEHSDLPILCAKAGITYQKLIGTIVQSAWKRALAARPAHRIEIAS, from the coding sequence ATGAAAATCGGCATTACTTACGACCTGCGGGATGACTACCTCGCGGAAGGTTATAGCGAAGAAGAGACGGCGGAATTCGACCGTCCCGAAACGATCGATGCGTTGGAGCGAACCCTTTGCGACTTGGGATTCGCGACGGACCGCATCGGCAATATACGCCGCCTCGCGGAACGGCTGGCGCGGGGAGACCGTTGGAATCTCGTCTTCAATATCGCGGAAGGAATGCGCGGCGTCGGACGGGAGGCGCAGGTTCCTTGTTTGCTGGAAGCCTACGACATTCCCTACACTTTTTCCGATCCTCTCGTCCTTTCGCTCACTCTTCACAAGGGAATGTGCAAGCAGGTCGTCCGAAGCCTTGGCATCCCCACTCCCGATTTCTGCGTCGTGGAGACGGAAGCGGATCTGGCTCGTGTGAATCTTCCCTACCCTCTGTTCGCAAAACCCATCGGCGAGGGTACAGGCAAAGGCATTGACCCGACATCCAAAATACGCTCCCCTCAAGAATTGCTCGCGGCGGGCCGACGCCTTCTCGCTCAATTCAACCAACCCGTCCTCGTAGAAACCTTTCTGCCGGGACGGGAATTTACCGTCGGCATTCTGGGCGCGGGAGAAGAAGCCCGCGCCGTCGGCGCTATGGAAATCCACCTGAAAGCCGAGGCGGAAAACGACGTCTATTCCTATAAAAATAAAGAATACTGCGAAGAACTCGTGGACTACAGTTGGGCGGACGACGAAATGGCGAAGCAATGCCAAGAGATCGCTCTGCAAGCCTGGAGAGGTCTGGGTTGCCTCGACGGAGGGCGCGTCGATCTTCGCGCCGACGCCAACGGCGTCCCCAATTTTATGGAAGTCAATCCCCTGGCCGGGCTGCATCCCGAACATTCCGATCTTCCAATCCTCTGCGCGAAAGCGGGAATAACCTACCAGAAGCTGATCGGGACGATCGTCCAGTCCGCCTGGAAACGAGCCCTTGCCGCCCGCCCCGCTCATCGCATTGAAATCGCATCGTGA
- a CDS encoding D-alanine--D-alanine ligase, which yields MIKKIAVVHSQVSDNPSLDDLDTIEQARIVSQTLREMGYEVSILPFVNRFEILSEQLQAIAPDLIFNLVESIDGQSRSIHAAPAMFEALKRPYTGSGAEAIRDTTNKLKAKQRLQSRGVHTPAWIPLKGFRTNIARPRHTYIIKSVWEHASIGLDEDSILAPETPEQLLREMERRAPSLGGDCFAEEFIEGREFNLSLLAAKDGAQVLPPAEISFDDYPEGKRRVVGYRAKWEADSFEYHHTPRRFDFPASDQALLNKLSSIAMQCWKIFSLRGYARVDFRVDPSGKPWVLEINANPCLSPDGGFAAAIERGGLSFRHAIQSIIDGAVYDINLTYI from the coding sequence ATGATAAAAAAAATCGCTGTCGTGCATAGCCAAGTTTCCGATAATCCCAGCTTGGACGATTTGGATACGATAGAACAAGCCCGGATTGTTTCGCAAACATTGCGGGAAATGGGATACGAAGTTTCCATTCTGCCTTTCGTCAATCGTTTCGAAATTCTTTCGGAACAACTGCAAGCCATAGCGCCGGACCTCATTTTCAATCTCGTCGAATCCATCGACGGCCAAAGCCGCTCGATTCACGCCGCTCCCGCCATGTTCGAAGCCTTGAAACGTCCCTATACGGGATCGGGCGCAGAAGCCATCCGCGACACGACGAATAAACTAAAGGCGAAGCAACGTCTGCAATCTCGCGGCGTCCATACTCCCGCTTGGATTCCTTTGAAAGGCTTCCGGACGAATATCGCGCGCCCCAGACATACCTATATCATCAAATCCGTCTGGGAACACGCTTCCATCGGTCTGGATGAAGATTCCATCCTCGCGCCGGAAACGCCCGAACAACTGTTGCGGGAAATGGAGCGCCGGGCGCCGAGCCTGGGAGGCGATTGCTTCGCCGAAGAATTCATCGAAGGACGGGAATTCAACCTCTCTCTTCTCGCTGCGAAGGACGGAGCGCAAGTATTGCCCCCGGCGGAAATCTCGTTCGACGATTATCCCGAAGGCAAGCGGCGCGTAGTCGGTTACCGCGCCAAGTGGGAGGCGGATTCGTTCGAATACCACCATACGCCCCGGCGCTTCGATTTTCCCGCCTCGGATCAAGCCTTGCTAAATAAACTTAGTTCCATCGCCATGCAATGTTGGAAGATTTTTAGCTTGCGCGGCTACGCCCGCGTCGATTTCCGCGTCGATCCCTCCGGAAAACCTTGGGTGTTGGAAATCAACGCCAATCCTTGTCTTTCGCCCGACGGCGGTTTTGCGGCGGCCATCGAACGCGGCGGATTGTCTTTTCGACATGCCATTCAAAGCATCATCGACGGCGCCGTTTACGATATTAATCTTACATATATATAG
- a CDS encoding GNAT family N-acetyltransferase — MNESKQNNNTTRQTILAALSYRETVNPDDADNVGNIVKSTGFFAEDEILIAVELVQERLEKGLPSGYHFLFADLNGRTVGYTCFGPIPATSCSYDLYWIAVHDEFRGMGIGKELLKRTEPLIAKLGGRRIYIETSSRDLYEPTRAFYLKCGYIQEAFLTDFYHPGDSKVIYVKTV, encoded by the coding sequence ATGAACGAATCCAAACAAAACAACAATACCACCCGTCAAACGATCCTGGCCGCCCTTTCCTACCGGGAAACCGTAAATCCAGACGATGCGGATAACGTCGGAAACATCGTGAAATCGACGGGCTTCTTTGCCGAGGACGAAATCCTCATCGCCGTCGAACTTGTCCAGGAAAGGTTGGAGAAGGGATTGCCGAGCGGCTACCATTTTCTCTTCGCCGATCTCAATGGCCGCACAGTGGGCTATACCTGTTTCGGCCCCATCCCCGCCACATCTTGCAGCTACGATCTGTATTGGATCGCTGTGCATGACGAATTCCGGGGCATGGGAATCGGTAAAGAACTTTTAAAGCGGACGGAACCGCTGATCGCCAAATTGGGCGGCCGCCGGATATATATAGAGACATCATCCCGCGATTTATACGAGCCGACTCGCGCGTTTTATTTGAAATGCGGCTATATCCAAGAGGCGTTCCTGACCGACTTCTATCACCCCGGCGATTCTAAGGTCATCTACGTCAAAACCGTATAA